CCGGCGAAGATCACGGGGGCGGCTATGGGCAGCTGGATGTCCCGCAGGATCTGGGCCTCCGAGAGCCCCATGCCTCGGGCGGCATCCACGATCTCTCCACTGACCTCCCGCAGCCCGGTGGTGGCGTTGATGAGGATCGGGGGGACGGCGAGCGCGGTGAGCGCCACGAGCGAGGGGGCGAAGCCGAAGCCCAGGAAGGGCAGCGCGAGCGCCAGGAGCGCCAGCGAGGGCACCGCCCGCCCCACGTTGCCCACGTTGATGGCGATGGCGGTCCCCAAAGGGGTGTTGCGGACCGCGAGCGCCACCGGCAAGGCGATGAGCGCCGCGATGCCCACGGCGAGGGCGGAGAGCTCCACGTGGGTGAGCAGCAGCTCCGGAAACTGCGGTCGCAGGAACACCCGAATGATTTCCCCCGGCATCATCCCTGACCTCCGGCCCGGCGGGCCCAGGGTCTCAGGCGCCGCTCCAGTAGCAGGAGGCCCACGTCGGCGGCCACGGCCAGCGCGGTTGCCAGCACCGCTCCGGTGATGATCATCGTCGGAAACAGCCGGTCTATGCCGTCGAAGATCAGCTGCCCCAGACCCCCGCCCGCGATGTAGGCCCCGATGGTGGCGATCCCGATGACGGTCACCGTGGCGATCCTCACGCCCGCCACGATGACCGGCAGCGCCAGCGGCAGCTCTACCTTGAAGAGGATCTGGCGGGAGGTGAGCCCCATGCCGCGGGCGGCGTCGATGGTCTCGGGGGGGACGGAGTCCAGCCCGGCCACGGTGTTCCGGACGAGGACGAGGATGGAATAGGCCACCAGCGCGATGATGACCGCGTTGGGGCCGATCCCGACGCCGGGGACGGTGACCAGGATGGCGAAGAGCGCCAGGCTGGGGATGGTGAACAGCAGCCCGGCCAGGAACACCACCGGCGGGTAGGCCTTGCGGTGCCGGGCCACGAATACCCCGGTCGGCAGCGAGACGGCGAGCGCTATGGCCAGCGAGACCCCCGAGAGGTAGACGTGCCCGACGAGGGCCGGCAGGATGTCCTCAGTGAAGTTCTCCCGGATCCACCCCCAGTCCAGGATCCGACTCTCCAGCTGCAGAAGCAGGGCGAAGCCCGCCGGGAGGGTGTACCCCATGACGACCCTACCCGGCCCTGCCGGAGAGCCGCCGGAGCTCGTCGAGGCTCAGCGAGCCCCGCACCTCGCCCTCCCCGGAGAGCACCAGCACCCGCTCGGTGCCGGAGCCGATCATCTCCGAGAGCGCGTCCTTGAGGCTGGCCTGTTCGGGGAGCTTCGGCAGTCCGCCGTTGCCCCGCGGGGGGGAGAGCTCCACCTCCTCGAGCCGGGTGAGGGAGAGCCGCTTGAGCACCCGGTCGGCCCCCACGAAGGAGGCCACGAACTCCGAGGCGGGGTTGGTGAGGATGTTCTCCGGGCTGTCGTACTGGGCGAGGGTGCCGCCCTCCTCCAGGATGGCGATCCTGTCGCCCAGCTTTATGGCCTCGTCTATGTCGTGGGTGACGAAGACGATGGTCTTCTTTATGTCCTGCTGGATCTTCAGAAACTCGTCCTGCAGCCGCTCGCGGGTTATGGGGTCCACCGCCCCGAAGGGCTCGTCCATGAGCATGATGGGCGGGTCCGCGGCGAGGGCCCGGGCCACCCCGACCCGCTGCTGCTGGCCCCCGGAGAGCTCGGCCGGGTAGCGGTCCCTGAACCCTGCCGGGTTGAGGCCGACCAGCTCCAGCAGCTCGTCCACCCGCCGCCGGATACGTTCCCTGTCCCACTCCAGCAGCCTGGGGACGGTCCCCACGTTCTCGGCGATGGTCCGGTGGGGGAAGAGGCCTATCTGCTGGATGGCGTACCCGATCTTGCGCCGCAGCTCCGTGCCGCTTATCCGGGTGTTGGGCTCGCCGCCGATGAGGATCTCGCCCTCCGTGGGCTCGATGAGGCGGTTGATCATCCGCATGGTGGTGGTCTTGCCGCACCCCGACGGACCTACGAGGACGCAGATCTCCCCCTCTGGGACCTCGAAGGAGAGGTTGTCGACGGCGGGTCGCTCCGAACCGGGATAGGTCTTGGTGACGCCCCTGAACTCGATCACCACCCCACCTCCCGTGTGCCCGGCTCTGCCCCATGCGACGCCTTACAGGCCTCGACACGCGCCATGATAAGGGTTCCTCCAAGGTTTCTCGCGGGCTGCTTTGCAACAGTATACTTCATCGCCACGGCCGTTTTGCGGGGACGGGTCTCAGTCCCCTACGCCGAGCAGCAGGTAGAGCAGGAGGTATCCGGCGGCGGAGACGAGGGCGACGGCGTAGAAGTTCGCCGGGTCCAGCCACGCCGGAAGGCTCTCCCCAAGCGCGTTCAACGCGACGACCGTCGGCGACTCGAACAGAACCCCGAGGCCGTAGATCCCCTCGGTGAGAGCGTTCGTGGAACGTTCTATTCCCGTGAAGACCAGTGCCGCGTGGGTCACGATGAGGAGGATTACCAGTGCCAGGATGGTCCTCAGGAGGGACATCAGGAGGCCGCCCTCCGCCGTCGGGTGCCGTTCCTGGTCCGGTTCTCGCGGGTGGTCCTCTCGGACGTTGCCCGCCGCGAGCGGCCCCTCCTGGATCTTCCGATGTCCCGGTTCGCGGCCGCGAACGCCGCTCCTGCCACGCAGAAGCAGAAGAGCCCCACCGCGAAGGTCACCGGATCCCGCATCAGAACGCCCACGGCCGCGGCGGCCCCGGAGACCCACCACAGCGCGAAGTATGCCCCGGACCGGCGGGTGTTCGGGAAGATAGACATGAAGATGCCAAACGCGATACCCAACACCGTTGCGAAGAGGAGCAGAGCTCCGACGAGGCTGAGGAGGAAGCTCACGGGGCTAGATCCTACAGCAACACCCGGGGTTTTTCATGACTTTTTGCGGGCCATCGAGCGGCGGTATTCGCGCATCTCCTCGAGCAGCTCCTCCCAACTCTTCACCGGGGACTCGAGCCGGTTGCCGTAGAGGGAGAGTTTGTGCACGAACTCGTGCAGCGCGCTCTGCGTCTCGGAGATGCAGCGCGGGTCGGCCACCACCAGAACCTCCCACTCCTCGAGTTCTTTTATGTTTCTTATGGCCTCCTTGAGGGCCGGTTTGTGGTAGAGGAGGTGGCCCGGAGCCTCTACGTCCTCGTAGGTCTCGACCAGCTCGTAGCCGCGTCCTTCGGCGTAGCGCCTCACCGCGGCGCGCTGTTCCTCGAGCGAGGGAAGGCCCGAGGAGCTCTCGGTCCGTATGTACGCGGCCGCCCTGACCTCCATCACCGCGGCATGATATCACGGGGTGTGTCTGTGGTATGATCTAGTGCGCGCAGGCGAGAGCGCGGCGGGACGTGGCGCAGTCTGGTAGCGCACTCGGCTGGGGGCCGAGTGGTCGCCGGTTCAAATCCGGCCGTCCCGACTCGATGGGCAGGCCGCCGGGGATCGACATCTCCGGCCGGCGCGTGAAGGCTGGCTGGAAAGGCTGTGTAAGAGGGCTTTGGAGACTATCTACCTGGTCATCGGTATCCTGGGGTTCTTCCTGGTCATGGCGCTCGCCTTCTTCGGCAGCTTCGTCCTGCTCGATTTTCTGTGGGGCCGTTCCGGCGGGGATCCGTAGCGGCCCGTCCGGGCGCCGCTGCCGGAGGAGAGACGGAGAAGTTGTCGGAGCCGTGATCCCCGCGCTCGACGCACTGCGGATAGTGGCGCTGGAGCGGCTGGCGCTCCACGAGGAGCACGACCCCGCCCGGCTGGAGAGCCTGCGGACCAGGATGGCCGCGGAGGGGGTCCAGCTCAACCCGGTGATCGTCTCGCCCTGCGAGGGGCGGCTCCTGGTCCTCGACGGCGCGCATCGCTTCCGGGCACTCACCGAGCTCGGCTGCCGGCTGGTCCTCGTGCAGGTCGTGCGGCTCCCGGAGAGGGTGGAGGGCTGGCAGCATCTCCTGCGCGGCCTCTCGCCCTCCCTCCTGCGGAGCGACACCTCTGCTTTCTCGGTCTCCGAAGACTCGGCGCCGGAGGCGCTCGCGGAGGTGCTGTTCGCTGGTGAGGGGCCTCTCCGCGTCCTCCCGAGGGAGGACGGCTTGCGGGGCAGGGTGAGGGCGCTCCGCGCCCTGCAGGCGCTCTATCCCGCTGGCTCCTCAATCCGCCGGGTGGAGCCCGAGGGGCGGGTGGAGCCTGGAGAGGGAGAGGCGCTCGTCAGGTACCGGTCCTTCAGCCCGGGGGAACTGCTCGAGGTGGTCGCCGCCGGAGAGGTGCTGCCCGCGGGGATAACCCGCTTTCGCATCCCGGAGCGGGTGCTCGGGGTCCGCTACCCGCTGGAGGGGCTCATGGGCGGGGATCCGGAGGAGCGCACCGCCGGGCTCAGGGAGCTCGTGCGCCGGCGGTGGGAGGAGAACCGGGTGCGGTACTACAGCGAGCCGGTGGTGCTCTT
The Rubrobacter xylanophilus genome window above contains:
- a CDS encoding ParB N-terminal domain-containing protein, producing MIPALDALRIVALERLALHEEHDPARLESLRTRMAAEGVQLNPVIVSPCEGRLLVLDGAHRFRALTELGCRLVLVQVVRLPERVEGWQHLLRGLSPSLLRSDTSAFSVSEDSAPEALAEVLFAGEGPLRVLPREDGLRGRVRALRALQALYPAGSSIRRVEPEGRVEPGEGEALVRYRSFSPGELLEVVAAGEVLPAGITRFRIPERVLGVRYPLEGLMGGDPEERTAGLRELVRRRWEENRVRYYSEPVVLFE
- a CDS encoding recombinase family protein, whose product is MEVRAAAYIRTESSSGLPSLEEQRAAVRRYAEGRGYELVETYEDVEAPGHLLYHKPALKEAIRNIKELEEWEVLVVADPRCISETQSALHEFVHKLSLYGNRLESPVKSWEELLEEMREYRRSMARKKS
- a CDS encoding ABC transporter ATP-binding protein, which translates into the protein MIEFRGVTKTYPGSERPAVDNLSFEVPEGEICVLVGPSGCGKTTTMRMINRLIEPTEGEILIGGEPNTRISGTELRRKIGYAIQQIGLFPHRTIAENVGTVPRLLEWDRERIRRRVDELLELVGLNPAGFRDRYPAELSGGQQQRVGVARALAADPPIMLMDEPFGAVDPITRERLQDEFLKIQQDIKKTIVFVTHDIDEAIKLGDRIAILEEGGTLAQYDSPENILTNPASEFVASFVGADRVLKRLSLTRLEEVELSPPRGNGGLPKLPEQASLKDALSEMIGSGTERVLVLSGEGEVRGSLSLDELRRLSGRAG
- a CDS encoding ABC transporter permease, with protein sequence MGYTLPAGFALLLQLESRILDWGWIRENFTEDILPALVGHVYLSGVSLAIALAVSLPTGVFVARHRKAYPPVVFLAGLLFTIPSLALFAILVTVPGVGIGPNAVIIALVAYSILVLVRNTVAGLDSVPPETIDAARGMGLTSRQILFKVELPLALPVIVAGVRIATVTVIGIATIGAYIAGGGLGQLIFDGIDRLFPTMIITGAVLATALAVAADVGLLLLERRLRPWARRAGGQG
- a CDS encoding ABC transporter permease: MMPGEIIRVFLRPQFPELLLTHVELSALAVGIAALIALPVALAVRNTPLGTAIAINVGNVGRAVPSLALLALALPFLGFGFAPSLVALTALAVPPILINATTGLREVSGEIVDAARGMGLSEAQILRDIQLPIAAPVIFAGVRTSAVQVVASATLATFIGGGGLGDLIVEGFQRGDEAILLAGAISVAALAVATEVLFGALEKALTPKGLRLSRRKQTK